Below is a window of Roseofilum reptotaenium CS-1145 DNA.
AGTTTTCACTCCTTTTCCGAAGGTCTATTTTCCAGCAGTCCAGATCGTCCCTATCAAGTCGATAGTCTCGCCCTGCAAAATTTGACTGAAACCACCCTAGAAACCGCTTTTCAAACTACTCCCGAAAATCCCTTAGTCGGCATCTCCGGAAGGGTGCAACTCCTGCAAAAACTCGGTCAAGTTCTCTCCAACTACCCCCAAGTTTTTCCCAATTCTCCCCCCCGTCCCAGCGATCTAATCCACAGTTGGCTAGGACAAACTCAAAATAATCAGTTATCCGTTGTCACAATTTTCCAGACTATTCTAGAGAGTCTAGGGGAAATTTGGCCCGGACGATTAATCCTCGATGGCGTTAACCTAGGCGATGTTTGGCAACATTCTGCCCTCCCCAATACCGGAATAGGCTCCCAATTCATCCCCTTTCACAAACTCTCCCAATGGTTAACTTACTCTCTGCTCGAACCCTTGCAAGAACTGGGTTTAACCATCACTGATTTAAATCAACTTACCGGGCTACCCGAATATCGCAATGGCGGACTTTTCTTAGACTTAGGCGTATTAGAAATAAAAGATAGTGCCTGGTTAACAATTTCCCATAAAGTCGATTCAGAACTGATTATCGAATGGCGTTCCCTCACTGTAATTTTACTCGATCAACTCGCAGAAATCATCCGCGAAAAATTAGGCTTAACTGCCGATGACTTCCCCCTCGTCAAACTCCTACAAGGCGGAAGTTGGACAGCAGGACGCAAAATTGCCGCCCAACTCCGCCCTGATGGAGTTCCTCCCCTACGCATTGACAGCGATGGCACAGTATTCTAGTTCTTCTCCGTGTTCCTTTGTGTCTCTGTGGTTATCTCAATAACCAGCTAAAAACCTGATTGACGGTTAACTGCAACTCAATACCCTCTAAAACTGGAAGCACATCCTCACCGCGATAGAGA
It encodes the following:
- a CDS encoding URC4/urg3 family protein, with amino-acid sequence MQEVIRELRLPQTIRDRASILFDLAQSDQLSGFRCHLSKLPDIADYVIEVIRAEYPDLNVPFHSRWRHFEVGDNSRLEQLQRSLSAYSDLEQAKSKLDLAIISVLLDAGAGAQWHYQEPNTNNTYSRSEGLALASFHSFSEGLFSSSPDRPYQVDSLALQNLTETTLETAFQTTPENPLVGISGRVQLLQKLGQVLSNYPQVFPNSPPRPSDLIHSWLGQTQNNQLSVVTIFQTILESLGEIWPGRLILDGVNLGDVWQHSALPNTGIGSQFIPFHKLSQWLTYSLLEPLQELGLTITDLNQLTGLPEYRNGGLFLDLGVLEIKDSAWLTISHKVDSELIIEWRSLTVILLDQLAEIIREKLGLTADDFPLVKLLQGGSWTAGRKIAAQLRPDGVPPLRIDSDGTVF